A window of the bacterium genome harbors these coding sequences:
- a CDS encoding polyprenyl synthetase family protein encodes MIKQIPSELAVFPPELMNHVEEKLQALEREIEKYLSSEIDIIARMGRYIFQSGGKRIRPLLVILSSKIAGYRGDQDVIFAAIMEFVHTATLIHDDIIDEATQRRGRASLNLKWGNNLTVLMGDYLYTKAMSLALTREHMRILRLISDITLRMLEGEMISLERNGDIGISEQDHLNLIRRKTAYLFSACTQIGAILGKVSPQKEAALQNFGLNLGMAFQLIDDLLDYTSTENVLGKDVGHDLREGKITLPLIYLLERANGNQEINDIRQALVEKQYDAISRDLLIHHLNESNAFTDAEKKAKMYAALAKNDLGVFEDSEAKAAMLDLLDFVIQRNW; translated from the coding sequence GGTTTTTCCACCGGAGTTGATGAATCATGTTGAGGAAAAGTTGCAGGCACTGGAACGGGAAATCGAAAAATATCTTTCTTCCGAGATCGATATCATTGCCCGGATGGGGCGTTACATTTTTCAAAGTGGTGGAAAGCGAATCCGGCCGTTGCTTGTGATCTTGAGCTCAAAAATTGCCGGTTATCGCGGCGATCAGGACGTGATTTTTGCAGCCATCATGGAATTTGTGCATACGGCAACGCTGATTCACGATGACATTATCGATGAAGCGACGCAGCGTCGCGGACGTGCTTCTTTAAATTTGAAGTGGGGGAACAATCTCACCGTATTGATGGGGGATTATCTCTACACAAAAGCGATGTCCCTTGCTTTGACGCGCGAACATATGCGGATCCTGCGGTTGATCTCCGACATTACTTTACGAATGTTGGAAGGGGAGATGATCAGCCTGGAAAGAAATGGCGATATCGGGATATCCGAACAGGACCACTTGAATCTCATTCGAAGAAAGACTGCGTATCTCTTTTCCGCTTGTACACAAATCGGAGCCATACTGGGAAAAGTATCGCCTCAAAAGGAAGCGGCCCTTCAGAACTTCGGTTTGAATCTTGGAATGGCGTTCCAGCTGATCGATGATCTTCTAGATTACACTTCAACGGAAAACGTTCTCGGAAAGGATGTCGGGCATGATTTGCGCGAAGGTAAAATCACTTTACCGCTCATTTACTTGCTCGAAAGGGCAAATGGAAATCAGGAAATCAACGACATCCGTCAGGCTTTAGTGGAAAAACAGTACGACGCAATCTCGCGCGATCTCTTGATCCATCATTTAAATGAAAGCAATGCTTTTACTGATGCCGAAAAGAAGGCAAAAATGTATGCAGCGCTCGCCAAGAATGATTTGGGAGTTTTTGAGGATTCCGAAGCCAAGGCGGCCATGCTCGACCTGCTCGATTTTGTGATTCAGCGAAACTGGTGA
- the mtgA gene encoding monofunctional biosynthetic peptidoglycan transglycosylase: protein MKKFLKRFLWVCLALLFFFVLFTFYSLFSVRDLCSLAKENPKTTSFIEQRKEEWIEKGSKRKINQKWVRLSSISPQLRKAVIVAEDPNFYSHHGLDFYAIKLAFRRNWEERELEVGASTITQQLMKNLYLSSSRNPLRKYREAILTLRVERCVPKNRILEIYLNVIEWGESTYGVEAAARRYFGKSAAALNSSEAALLAAMIPNPKIYSPLKRNPLLYKRQQRILRRMSRR from the coding sequence GTGAAGAAGTTTCTGAAACGCTTTCTCTGGGTTTGTCTGGCCCTCCTTTTCTTTTTTGTTCTCTTCACATTTTATTCACTCTTTTCCGTTCGTGATCTCTGTTCTCTGGCAAAAGAGAATCCGAAAACCACATCCTTCATTGAACAGAGGAAAGAAGAATGGATCGAAAAAGGCTCCAAAAGAAAAATCAATCAAAAATGGGTTCGGCTCTCTTCCATCTCTCCCCAATTAAGGAAAGCCGTGATTGTGGCCGAAGATCCGAACTTTTATAGTCACCATGGTCTCGATTTTTATGCCATCAAACTTGCCTTTCGCCGGAACTGGGAAGAACGGGAACTTGAAGTTGGCGCGAGCACAATCACGCAACAGTTGATGAAGAATCTTTATCTTTCCTCATCGCGTAACCCGCTGAGGAAGTACAGAGAAGCAATTCTTACGCTGCGTGTAGAACGATGCGTTCCTAAGAACAGGATTCTGGAAATCTACTTGAACGTGATCGAATGGGGCGAATCCACCTACGGCGTTGAGGCAGCAGCGCGCCGTTACTTTGGTAAATCTGCGGCGGCATTGAATTCGAGTGAAGCTGCGCTGCTGGCTGCAATGATTCCAAACCCTAAAATCTACAGCCCGCTAAAGAGGAACCCGCTGCTGTACAAACGCCAACAGCGCATTCTGCGCAGAATGTCACGGCGTTAG
- a CDS encoding VWA domain-containing protein yields the protein MKYFSCILIFSLVSFPVATEDYQVTVSSVDVWVKAVDGDGKPVTGLTQDDFEIFEDGKRMAMTCFEEQMIAGSKAPIQTTKPVQVVSKKFVLFLDLFNTSVRQYGSIKPHLLEFVNSISNGSHEVMLVALMPNGKLGVVAPFTKDLVRIRILLNKAQAGTDREVAVQKNLNEINGVIADEGGTGRGSVDLIDKIRDAFQLARSYARQEQQLSEYTLQAVEKFAQHMAIQNLGDNSVVVYVSGGFSVDPGRQYYDIVTNLASTAGTNEEFMALSQLQERNMDMRSQIKNTLGKLNRMNVTFYTIDTEGLGGASEYQDSLVEMASETGGTSFYNSQNFKLGLNQVIDDLNHQYLLCFSAPVHSKKGQYHSIKVTSRRPGVDLRHRRGYTD from the coding sequence ATGAAATATTTTTCTTGCATCTTGATCTTTAGCCTGGTCAGTTTTCCTGTTGCGACGGAAGACTACCAGGTAACCGTTTCCTCGGTTGACGTTTGGGTGAAAGCAGTTGATGGAGACGGAAAACCGGTAACAGGTCTCACCCAGGACGATTTTGAAATCTTCGAAGACGGGAAAAGGATGGCGATGACTTGCTTTGAAGAGCAAATGATTGCCGGCAGCAAAGCGCCTATTCAAACCACAAAACCGGTCCAGGTGGTTTCGAAAAAATTCGTGCTGTTCCTGGATCTGTTTAATACCTCCGTAAGACAATACGGCTCAATCAAGCCGCACCTTCTGGAGTTTGTAAACTCCATTTCCAATGGCTCACACGAAGTGATGCTTGTCGCCCTCATGCCGAATGGAAAACTTGGAGTTGTTGCCCCTTTCACAAAAGATCTGGTCAGGATCCGAATTCTTTTAAACAAAGCTCAGGCAGGCACAGATCGCGAAGTGGCCGTTCAAAAGAATCTAAATGAGATTAACGGTGTGATCGCAGATGAAGGTGGAACCGGAAGAGGGTCCGTGGATTTGATCGATAAGATCAGGGATGCATTTCAACTTGCCCGCAGCTACGCCCGTCAGGAACAACAGCTCAGCGAATACACATTGCAGGCAGTTGAAAAATTCGCGCAGCACATGGCGATTCAAAATCTCGGCGACAATTCTGTCGTTGTGTACGTTTCCGGAGGTTTTTCTGTGGACCCGGGTAGACAATACTACGATATCGTTACCAATCTGGCGTCTACAGCAGGCACAAACGAAGAGTTCATGGCTCTATCCCAACTTCAAGAACGGAACATGGATATGCGCAGCCAGATCAAAAACACTCTTGGAAAGTTGAATCGTATGAATGTGACTTTTTATACGATCGACACCGAGGGACTTGGCGGCGCATCCGAATACCAGGATTCACTCGTTGAAATGGCCAGCGAAACGGGCGGCACTTCTTTCTACAATTCGCAGAATTTCAAATTGGGTCTGAACCAGGTGATTGACGATCTCAACCACCAATATCTACTTTGTTTCTCTGCCCCAGTTCATAGCAAAAAAGGCCAGTATCACAGCATCAAAGTTACTTCGCGAAGACCCGGTGTTGATCTGAGACACCGCAGAGGCTATACAGACTGA